From Tissierellales bacterium, one genomic window encodes:
- a CDS encoding FtsW/RodA/SpoVE family cell cycle protein, whose product MFKKLTSYRVPRNLLVFFHILILLLLFAHDRDNIDKATLISSVILIFVIYISNFLLLKISSGDYYIFLVVSMLLSIGILMIYRIDPYLGMRQVIWVSGGIVVFFLTYIIVKKIKVWENWIWLYGAGSLGLFLATLVFGSTIGGSKNWIKLGKFSFQPAEIVKLMFIFFIASYYVNKDKYDKNGRGGYYMLISAYVFLGFLFLQKDLGMALVFYLIFLSIQFVYEKDRKLIFYNICLFIIGAFVSYFIFNHVRIRVKTWLDPWQYIDNKGYQITQSLFAIASGGFFGTGIGLGYPDFIPEVHTDFIFSAICEEMGLFTGMAVIMLFLILVYRGFKIALSQQDLFFKIVAFGITIMFGFQAFIIFGGVIKMIPLTGITLPFVSYGGSSMIASFVALGILQVASEEIEIEVEDHE is encoded by the coding sequence ATGTTTAAAAAGCTTACAAGTTACAGGGTACCAAGAAATCTTCTTGTTTTTTTTCATATTTTAATATTATTGCTACTATTTGCTCATGATAGAGACAATATTGATAAGGCTACACTAATTTCAAGTGTTATATTAATATTTGTAATATATATATCTAATTTTCTTCTATTAAAAATATCTTCAGGAGATTATTATATATTTTTAGTTGTGTCTATGCTATTAAGTATTGGGATTTTAATGATATATAGAATTGATCCCTATCTGGGTATGAGGCAAGTAATATGGGTAAGTGGAGGTATTGTAGTTTTTTTTCTAACCTATATTATTGTAAAGAAAATTAAGGTTTGGGAAAACTGGATATGGTTATACGGGGCTGGATCTTTAGGATTGTTCCTAGCTACTTTAGTTTTTGGAAGTACTATTGGTGGTTCTAAAAACTGGATAAAACTAGGTAAGTTTAGTTTCCAACCTGCTGAAATTGTTAAGTTGATGTTTATATTTTTCATTGCATCTTATTACGTAAATAAAGATAAATACGATAAAAATGGAAGAGGCGGCTATTACATGTTAATATCTGCTTATGTTTTCCTAGGTTTTTTATTTTTACAAAAAGACTTGGGAATGGCCTTAGTATTTTACTTAATATTTTTATCCATTCAATTTGTATATGAAAAAGATAGGAAGTTAATATTTTATAATATTTGTCTATTTATAATAGGTGCATTTGTATCTTATTTTATATTTAATCATGTGAGAATAAGGGTTAAAACATGGCTTGACCCTTGGCAATATATAGATAATAAGGGTTATCAAATAACTCAATCCCTTTTCGCAATAGCTAGTGGAGGTTTTTTTGGTACTGGCATAGGTTTAGGTTATCCAGATTTTATACCAGAAGTTCATACAGATTTTATTTTTTCTGCTATATGTGAGGAAATGGGTTTATTTACTGGTATGGCAGTAATAATGCTATTTTTAATATTAGTTTATAGAGGATTTAAAATAGCATTAAGTCAACAAGATTTATTCTTTAAAATAGTTGCTTTTGGTATAACCATCATGTTTGGGTTCCAAGCTTTTATTATATTTGGTGGAGTTATAAAAATGATACCTCTAACAGGAATTACCTTACCTTTTGTAAGTTATGGTGGTAGCTCAATGATAGCCAGCTTTGTAGCTTTAGGTATACTTCAGGTAGCATCAGAAGAAATTGAGATAGAGGTGGAAGACCATGAATAA
- the pepF gene encoding oligoendopeptidase F: MAIKKGEVLERNEIPREYKWDLKSMYESDELWEKDFNKVKELSDEIIKFKGKVVENSNSLYEVLTKRDKILRLINNVFAYTHMRLDEDSRNSTYQALNDRAMNLSVLVSEKTSFIVPEILTLSKKDISRFFEEKEELKLYGQYLKEVLRQKQHVLSPTEEALIAQTGEIRNASSNTFSMLNNADLKFPVIKDEKGQDIEITHGNFVPLLENKNREVRKNAYKGLYGRYKEFENTFVSTLNGCIKGNIFNAKVRSYDSSLEAAIDENNIPVSVYDNLIDSVHENLDAMHKYMDIRKKALGVDELHFYDVYTPIVKDVDIKVSYEEAKDIVLKGLEPLGKEYLEVVKEGFNSRWIDVYENRGKRSGAYSSGSYDSKPFILLNYHETLDNIFTIAHEMGHSVHSYFTRKNQPFIYGGYSIFVAEVASTLNEAILINYLLENVKDDNERLYLINHFLEQFKGTVYRQTMFAEFERDIYKYVEEGGALTADYLIESYKGLNRKYYGPNIVVDDEIGMEWARIPHFYYNYYVYQYATGFSAAIALSQKILKKENGSLERYLNFLKSGSSDYPINVLKNAGVNMANKEPVNNALELFKELVEEMDRLI, translated from the coding sequence ATGGCTATAAAAAAAGGAGAAGTATTAGAAAGAAATGAAATTCCTAGGGAATATAAGTGGGATTTAAAATCTATGTATGAAAGTGATGAATTATGGGAAAAGGATTTTAATAAGGTGAAAGAATTATCGGATGAAATTATTAAGTTTAAAGGGAAGGTAGTAGAAAATAGCAATAGTCTATATGAAGTCTTAACTAAGAGAGATAAAATTTTAAGATTAATTAATAACGTTTTTGCCTATACCCATATGCGTTTAGATGAAGATAGTAGAAATAGTACCTACCAAGCTTTAAATGATAGAGCTATGAATTTATCTGTATTAGTAAGTGAAAAGACGTCTTTTATAGTTCCAGAAATACTTACTTTATCAAAGAAAGATATAAGTAGATTTTTTGAGGAGAAAGAGGAATTAAAATTATATGGTCAGTATTTAAAAGAGGTTTTAAGACAAAAACAGCATGTTCTATCTCCTACAGAAGAAGCACTCATAGCTCAAACTGGCGAGATTAGAAATGCTTCTAGTAATACTTTTTCTATGCTTAATAATGCAGATTTAAAATTTCCGGTAATTAAAGACGAAAAAGGGCAGGATATTGAAATAACCCATGGAAATTTTGTCCCATTATTAGAGAATAAAAATAGGGAAGTAAGAAAAAATGCTTATAAAGGCTTATATGGTAGGTATAAAGAATTTGAAAATACCTTTGTTTCTACTTTAAATGGATGTATTAAAGGAAATATATTTAATGCAAAAGTAAGAAGTTATGATTCAAGTTTAGAAGCGGCTATAGATGAAAATAATATTCCTGTATCTGTTTATGATAATTTAATCGATTCGGTTCATGAAAATTTAGATGCTATGCATAAATATATGGATATAAGAAAAAAGGCCTTGGGGGTAGATGAATTACATTTTTATGATGTATATACTCCTATTGTTAAGGATGTAGATATCAAAGTATCTTATGAAGAAGCTAAAGATATAGTGCTAAAGGGACTAGAACCTTTAGGAAAAGAATATTTAGAGGTAGTTAAAGAAGGGTTTAATTCAAGATGGATTGATGTTTATGAAAATAGGGGAAAAAGAAGTGGAGCTTATTCTAGCGGAAGTTATGATTCAAAGCCATTTATATTGTTAAATTACCATGAGACTCTTGATAACATATTTACTATAGCTCATGAAATGGGACATTCGGTTCACAGCTATTTTACTAGAAAAAATCAACCTTTTATATATGGAGGGTATAGTATCTTTGTGGCAGAAGTTGCTTCTACTTTAAATGAGGCTATTTTAATAAATTATTTATTGGAGAACGTAAAGGATGATAACGAAAGACTTTATTTGATTAACCATTTCTTAGAGCAATTTAAAGGTACTGTTTATCGTCAAACTATGTTTGCAGAATTTGAAAGGGATATTTATAAATACGTAGAAGAAGGTGGCGCTTTAACTGCAGACTATTTAATTGAATCTTATAAAGGATTAAATAGGAAATATTATGGGCCAAATATAGTTGTAGATGATGAAATAGGAATGGAATGGGCAAGAATACCTCATTTTTATTATAATTATTATGTATATCAATATGCTACTGGATTTTCAGCAGCGATTGCCTTATCACAAAAAATATTAAAAAAAGAAAATGGAAGCTTAGAGAGATATTTAAACTTCTTAAAAAGTGGAAGTTCTGATTACCCTATAAATGTTTTAAAAAACGCAGGGGTAAATATGGCTAATAAAGAACCAGTAAATAATGCATTAGAACTATTCAAAGAATTAGTTGAAGAAATGGATAGATTGATATAA
- a CDS encoding penicillin-binding transpeptidase domain-containing protein has product MNKEVKRMVVVFVAVCILFVGLIVYLSYFQIFTASKIKNNSYNKRLWINEENILRGSIIDRNGKILAYSEKADDSTIRHYNFDNIYSHIIGYSYREYGKAGLELEYNNELLNIKESTPLQEIQNIITPSTEGNSLKLTIDHGLQEYSNELLNGKKGAIVAMNPKTGEIYSMVSQPNFNPNTLREQWNNIMEHPDSPFLNRAITGLYTPGSTFKVITAAAALESPDVEKNFQCTGTLTVEGYTLKDYSETAHGNLDLQEALVKSCNTYFANMGLQIGKDRLGEVADKFMINKEIPFDLPTASSSFPYKKNLGKTDIAASSFGQGEVLVTPLNMAMVASGVGNNGKIVRPILVKEVISPKGNTISTNETIVLSNTMDSSHANELKNMMAQVVNSGTGTNAKIDNIRVAGKTGTAENPTGKSHSWFIGFAPADDPKVAVCVILEDEGTTGGQGAAPIARNVMMEAINNIQD; this is encoded by the coding sequence ATGAATAAAGAAGTAAAAAGGATGGTAGTAGTATTTGTAGCAGTTTGTATTTTATTTGTAGGGCTAATAGTATATTTAAGTTATTTTCAAATATTTACTGCTAGCAAAATAAAAAATAATAGTTATAATAAAAGGTTATGGATTAATGAAGAAAACATATTAAGAGGTTCCATTATTGATCGAAATGGAAAAATATTAGCTTATAGTGAAAAAGCTGATGACTCAACTATAAGACATTATAATTTTGACAATATTTATAGCCATATTATAGGTTATAGTTATAGGGAATATGGAAAAGCTGGTTTAGAGTTAGAGTACAATAATGAATTGCTAAATATAAAGGAAAGTACCCCATTGCAAGAAATACAAAATATTATTACCCCTAGTACTGAAGGAAATTCTTTGAAGCTCACTATTGATCATGGTTTACAAGAATACTCCAATGAATTACTTAATGGTAAAAAAGGAGCTATAGTAGCCATGAATCCTAAAACGGGGGAAATATATTCCATGGTAAGTCAACCAAATTTTAATCCTAATACTTTAAGGGAACAATGGAATAATATAATGGAACATCCTGATAGTCCATTTTTAAATAGGGCTATTACAGGACTTTATACTCCCGGCTCTACTTTCAAAGTGATTACTGCAGCAGCAGCTTTAGAAAGTCCAGATGTAGAGAAAAATTTCCAATGTACAGGAACCTTAACAGTAGAAGGTTACACTCTTAAAGATTATAGTGAAACTGCCCATGGAAATCTGGATTTACAAGAGGCCCTTGTAAAGTCTTGTAATACTTATTTTGCGAATATGGGATTACAAATAGGAAAAGATAGATTAGGTGAAGTTGCCGATAAGTTTATGATAAACAAGGAAATTCCTTTTGATTTACCAACTGCGAGCTCTTCCTTTCCTTATAAAAAGAATTTAGGAAAAACTGATATAGCAGCATCAAGTTTTGGTCAAGGTGAAGTACTTGTAACTCCGTTAAATATGGCTATGGTTGCTTCAGGTGTTGGTAATAATGGGAAGATTGTAAGGCCTATATTAGTTAAGGAGGTAATATCTCCTAAAGGGAATACAATAAGTACAAATGAAACAATAGTTTTATCCAACACTATGGATAGTTCCCACGCTAATGAATTAAAAAATATGATGGCACAAGTAGTTAATAGTGGTACCGGTACTAATGCAAAAATTGATAATATAAGGGTTGCTGGTAAAACTGGAACTGCAGAGAATCCAACTGGTAAATCTCATTCTTGGTTTATAGGTTTTGCACCTGCAGATGATCCTAAAGTAGCTGTCTGTGTTATTCTGGAAGATGAAGGGACTACAGGGGGTCAAGGGGCTGCCCCAATTGCTAGAAATGTTATGATGGAGGCAATAAACAATATTCAAGATTAA
- a CDS encoding FHA domain-containing protein, which translates to MYNMFSLVFKYIFIIIVYLFMLNIIRLIYLDIKGMNLSSVDKNTYLKLINRKETLPFKVMEYYPIDENVSIGRSNKSSIIIKDPYISREHLRIVKDEGDYYLEDMESGNGTIVNGEKIMDVVRLKNGDRIKLGAVEFLFVNRD; encoded by the coding sequence ATGTATAATATGTTTTCATTGGTTTTTAAATACATCTTTATAATAATCGTATACCTTTTTATGCTAAATATTATTCGTCTCATCTATTTAGATATAAAGGGTATGAATTTATCTTCTGTAGATAAAAATACTTACTTAAAGTTAATAAATAGAAAAGAAACACTACCCTTTAAGGTAATGGAATACTATCCAATAGATGAGAATGTATCAATAGGAAGAAGCAATAAAAGCAGCATTATAATTAAAGATCCTTATATTTCAAGAGAACATTTACGTATAGTAAAAGACGAAGGGGATTATTACTTAGAAGATATGGAAAGTGGAAATGGTACAATTGTAAATGGAGAAAAAATAATGGACGTAGTTAGATTAAAAAATGGTGATAGAATAAAATTAGGAGCTGTAGAATTTTTATTTGTTAATAGGGATTAA
- a CDS encoding NAD(+)/NADH kinase: protein MSKDKKIINVISNLNTDSTKTAELLTEKLESKNFIVPKNYSKDAELNICIGGDGGFLRTVHEHNFPNIPFVGINTGHLGFFQEILPEDIDRFIDKYIKKQYSIEKIFLVESKIFTKTDCFELVCVNEFVVKGVASKVIHLEVYIESNHLEKFSGDGIIIATPVGSTAYNFSSGGSIVYPTLKTLQITPLSPISSKAYRSLPNSAIIPGDMTITIKPEYRYENSILLNLDGNERRYDNITKIDFKISDMVISRLNFDRNMYWNNLKTKFL from the coding sequence TTGTCTAAGGATAAAAAGATAATAAACGTTATTTCTAATTTAAATACAGATTCAACTAAAACTGCTGAATTATTAACTGAAAAATTAGAAAGTAAAAATTTTATAGTACCTAAAAATTATTCTAAAGATGCTGAATTAAATATTTGTATTGGTGGCGATGGAGGCTTTCTACGAACTGTACATGAACATAATTTCCCGAATATTCCTTTTGTGGGCATTAATACTGGCCATTTAGGATTTTTTCAAGAAATCCTTCCAGAAGATATTGATCGTTTTATAGATAAGTATATTAAAAAACAATATTCCATTGAGAAAATATTCTTAGTAGAGTCTAAAATATTTACAAAAACTGATTGTTTTGAACTTGTCTGTGTCAATGAATTTGTTGTAAAAGGTGTTGCTTCTAAAGTAATTCATTTAGAAGTTTACATAGAGAGTAACCATCTAGAAAAATTTAGTGGAGATGGCATTATAATTGCTACACCTGTGGGAAGTACTGCTTATAACTTCTCTAGTGGCGGTAGTATTGTATATCCTACTTTGAAAACTTTGCAAATTACACCTTTATCTCCTATTAGCTCCAAGGCTTATCGTTCATTACCTAATAGTGCTATAATTCCTGGAGATATGACTATTACAATAAAGCCTGAATATAGATATGAAAATTCAATTCTTCTAAACCTTGATGGAAATGAACGTAGATATGATAATATAACAAAAATTGACTTTAAAATATCTGATATGGTAATTTCTAGATTAAACTTTGATAGAAATATGTATTGGAATAATTTAAAAACTAAATTTTTATAA